The DNA window GCTCGTTCCTACATTGAAATACTGGGAAATAGCAGGCAGGGAGATATTCACGATGGAACCGTCGAGCTTGGACATAAAGGCGGCAAAGGCAATGCTGATCGTTATCCAGCGCTGTGCCGACCTATCGGTTACAATCTCTGTATTTGCCGTATCCATCCCTTAGAGTATCCTTTTCGCAAAGGGCAGCTTTCTTATGACGTAATGGCATACGAGAAAGCAGAGCGCGCTGCCGGCAATGAACGCCGTTATGAACTTCAGGAAGGGGTTGCCGCTGAGGATGTCTCTGGTGAGATAGGTGTAGGCGACGATAATGGGCGCATGAAAGATAAAGACCGCGTATGCATCCTGAGCCATCCCTTTCACGACCCCCGGCTGCCCATTGAAGAACTTCCTGAAGATATAGGAGAGGCTTATCATGCTCCCGACAGCAATAACCGTTTCCACGTACGTTGCCAGAAGCGTCCTCAGGGAGAGACCTCCTCTGAGAAAAGAAAGGCTCATATGCGACGACCATGCAACGATAACAATGATACAGTATGCGAGGACCGCTGCCGCCGTGATCATCGACCACCTTTTGCCTATGGGTTCTGTTATGCCCTGGAGCCAGTTATTGCGGTACGCCACGACCCCTGCGGCAAAGAACGCTACATATCCCGTGTAGTTGCCGATCCGCAGATGAAAGATCTCCCTTTCTGTGGGAAAATAGATGCGGATCACAAAGGTCGCTGCGGCGAGGACAAGGATGGAAACGATAATAACCCTGTCCCCGGGAAACGACATGCCCTTGTTTTTCGATGCATCAGAAGGTTTTCGCAACCGGCGCCACAGGGAATACATGATCGAAAAGACCAGGAGCACCTCTAAGAACCACGCAGGTCCCGGCGCAACGTTCTTCAGAAGGTATATGTTCTCCCAGAAGGAGTATTGTACGGCGAGGGTCTCCCTGTTCATCATGTATACGATCGAAGGTCGTATCAGGAGTGCAAAGATCGCAAGCGGTATGCCGATCCGGATAATCCGGTCTTCTATGAATCTTACGGTACCTTTGCGGTCGTACGAGCCGGGCGTGAAGTATCCGGTTATCATAAAGAAGCATCCCAGCACCCATGTCCTGTTCACGCTCATGAGCA is part of the Syntrophorhabdaceae bacterium genome and encodes:
- a CDS encoding acyltransferase family protein, whose protein sequence is LMSVNRTWVLGCFFMITGYFTPGSYDRKGTVRFIEDRIIRIGIPLAIFALLIRPSIVYMMNRETLAVQYSFWENIYLLKNVAPGPAWFLEVLLVFSIMYSLWRRLRKPSDASKNKGMSFPGDRVIIVSILVLAAATFVIRIYFPTEREIFHLRIGNYTGYVAFFAAGVVAYRNNWLQGITEPIGKRWSMITAAAVLAYCIIVIVAWSSHMSLSFLRGGLSLRTLLATYVETVIAVGSMISLSYIFRKFFNGQPGVVKGMAQDAYAVFIFHAPIIVAYTYLTRDILSGNPFLKFITAFIAGSALCFLVCHYVIRKLPFAKRIL